A single region of the Rhodococcus sp. W8901 genome encodes:
- a CDS encoding YciI family protein, whose protein sequence is MKYLLLINAESADAGAAGCTPEDWMVYDKEVKDAGIFVSGESLADLTTATSVQVGRGGDRTITTDGPFAETREVLGGFYVIDVPDLDVALDWAARCPGSRGGGRIVVRPIADFGN, encoded by the coding sequence ATGAAGTACCTGCTGCTGATCAACGCCGAATCCGCCGACGCCGGTGCCGCCGGCTGCACCCCCGAGGACTGGATGGTCTACGACAAGGAGGTCAAGGACGCCGGCATCTTCGTCTCGGGGGAGTCGTTGGCCGATCTCACCACCGCGACGAGCGTGCAGGTGGGGCGGGGCGGCGACCGCACGATCACCACCGACGGCCCGTTCGCGGAAACACGGGAGGTCCTGGGCGGCTTCTACGTGATCGACGTGCCGGACCTCGACGTCGCGCTCGACTGGGCGGCACGCTGCCCGGGCTCGCGCGGCGGCGGCCGGATCGTGGTGCGTCCGATCGCCGACTTCGGGAACTGA
- a CDS encoding alpha/beta fold hydrolase encodes MTDPVSAHSHRSVRVGDIDMHIAEQGEGPPVVLCHGFPGLWYSWRHQLPALAAAGYRVIAPDMRGYGRTDAPSDPRSYDRRHTVDDMVGLLDALGIEDAVFAGHDFGAQLVWDLPTWAPGRVRALMQLSVPRMPRQPIQPTIGFRYLASQHFVHLHYFQERGPADRELGDNPKAFLAKIFHALSGANRYLDCWDFPSEGNGYLDVLPEPPVLPWSWLGEDEFDYYVREFTRTGFTGGLNWYRADDYVWEQNEELHDRPITVPVTFVAGAKDPVLEMMGKDPFETMSRMVPGLVSTHVIPDVGHFVQMEAPERVNAAMLEFLAGLD; translated from the coding sequence ATGACGGATCCTGTCAGCGCACACAGCCACCGGAGCGTTCGCGTCGGCGACATCGACATGCATATCGCCGAGCAGGGGGAGGGCCCACCCGTCGTGCTGTGTCACGGCTTCCCGGGTCTCTGGTACAGCTGGCGGCATCAGTTGCCCGCGCTCGCCGCGGCGGGCTACCGGGTGATCGCCCCCGACATGCGCGGCTACGGCCGCACCGACGCGCCGTCGGATCCGCGTTCGTACGATCGCCGGCACACCGTCGATGACATGGTCGGGCTCCTCGACGCCCTCGGGATCGAGGACGCGGTCTTCGCGGGCCACGACTTCGGTGCGCAGCTGGTGTGGGACCTGCCCACGTGGGCGCCCGGCCGCGTGCGGGCGCTCATGCAGCTCAGCGTGCCGCGCATGCCGCGCCAGCCGATCCAGCCGACGATCGGGTTCCGGTACCTCGCCTCCCAGCACTTCGTGCACCTGCACTACTTCCAAGAGCGCGGCCCGGCCGACCGCGAGCTCGGCGACAACCCGAAGGCGTTCCTCGCCAAGATCTTCCACGCGCTCAGCGGTGCCAATCGCTATCTCGACTGCTGGGACTTCCCGTCCGAGGGCAACGGGTACCTCGACGTGCTGCCCGAGCCGCCCGTACTGCCGTGGTCGTGGCTCGGTGAAGACGAGTTCGACTACTACGTACGGGAGTTCACGCGGACCGGTTTCACCGGCGGACTGAACTGGTATCGCGCCGACGACTACGTGTGGGAGCAGAACGAGGAGCTGCACGATCGTCCGATCACCGTCCCCGTCACGTTCGTGGCAGGCGCGAAGGACCCGGTGCTCGAGATGATGGGCAAGGATCCGTTCGAGACGATGAGCCGGATGGTCCCCGGCCTCGTGTCCACCCACGTGATCCCGGACGTCGGACATTTCGTGCAGATGGAGGCGCCGGAACGCGTCAACGCAGCGATGCTCGAATTCCTGGCGGGGCTCGACTGA
- a CDS encoding alpha/beta hydrolase, whose protein sequence is MQHTESEFTGVHGTRIVYDVWRPDGPPTGILLLAHGLGEHARRYDHVVARLTGLGLVVYAPDHRGHGRSGGKPIELREWSEFTDDLHQLSAIAITENPGLDRFLLGHSMGGAISLSYALDHQDELAGLILSAPAVDVATGKPKVVIEIGKLLGRFAPGVPVETLDAKAVSRDPAVVAAYESDPLVYHGKVKAGIARGMIIAAESFPARLPSLTLPMLVMHGTEDHLADISGSRMIASRTGSKDLTFKAYDGLYHEVFNEPEQEKVLDDVVDWLRPRLQVT, encoded by the coding sequence GTGCAGCACACAGAGTCGGAATTCACCGGGGTGCACGGCACCCGCATCGTGTACGACGTCTGGCGGCCGGACGGCCCGCCGACCGGCATCCTCCTGCTCGCGCACGGTCTGGGCGAGCACGCTCGCCGGTACGACCACGTGGTCGCGCGGCTCACCGGGCTGGGTCTGGTGGTGTACGCGCCCGACCATCGCGGTCACGGCCGGTCGGGTGGCAAGCCGATCGAGCTGCGCGAGTGGTCGGAATTCACCGACGATCTCCACCAGTTGTCCGCGATCGCGATCACCGAGAATCCGGGCCTCGACCGATTCCTGCTGGGCCACAGCATGGGTGGCGCCATTTCGCTGTCGTATGCGCTCGACCATCAGGACGAGCTGGCGGGTCTGATCCTGTCGGCGCCGGCGGTCGACGTCGCCACGGGTAAGCCCAAGGTCGTGATCGAGATCGGGAAGCTCCTCGGACGCTTCGCCCCCGGTGTACCCGTCGAGACCCTCGATGCGAAGGCGGTCTCGCGCGACCCTGCCGTGGTCGCGGCGTACGAGTCCGACCCGCTGGTTTATCACGGAAAGGTCAAGGCGGGCATCGCGCGCGGGATGATCATCGCCGCCGAGAGTTTCCCGGCCCGGTTGCCGTCTCTGACCCTGCCGATGCTCGTCATGCACGGCACCGAGGATCATCTCGCCGACATTTCCGGCAGTCGGATGATCGCCTCTCGCACCGGATCGAAGGACTTGACGTTCAAGGCGTACGACGGTCTGTACCACGAGGTGTTCAACGAGCCCGAACAGGAGAAGGTGCTCGACGACGTCGTCGATTGGCTCCGCCCGCGCCTGCAGGTGACGTAA
- a CDS encoding FHA domain-containing protein — protein sequence MSAIDAPCLRYTDQTGCPRELTLSVDTPRVTVGRSSEADVALVSDPEVSRLHATIEWIGTDWTIADDGLSRNGTFVNGERISGRRRLRNGDSIRIGNSAFVFRDLSGQGGDPTRIAVDIPTVRSLTQTQRTILVALCRPYKHNAAFANPASNQQIADEVFLSVDAVKTHLRALFAKFGVEKLPQNQKRLRLVEKALHSGVITEHDL from the coding sequence ATGAGTGCAATCGATGCGCCCTGCCTGCGGTACACCGACCAGACGGGGTGTCCGCGCGAGTTGACGCTGTCCGTGGATACCCCGCGCGTGACGGTGGGCCGCTCGTCCGAAGCGGACGTGGCGCTGGTGTCGGATCCGGAGGTGTCGCGGCTGCACGCGACGATCGAATGGATCGGCACCGACTGGACGATCGCCGACGACGGCCTGTCCCGCAACGGCACCTTCGTCAACGGTGAACGCATCTCGGGCCGACGACGGCTACGCAACGGCGACAGCATCCGGATCGGCAACTCGGCGTTCGTCTTCCGCGATCTGTCCGGGCAGGGTGGGGACCCGACGCGCATCGCCGTGGACATTCCGACCGTCCGTTCTCTGACGCAGACGCAACGGACCATCCTGGTCGCCCTGTGCCGGCCGTACAAGCACAACGCGGCGTTCGCGAACCCGGCGTCCAATCAGCAGATCGCCGACGAGGTGTTCCTCAGCGTGGATGCGGTCAAGACACACCTGCGGGCCCTGTTCGCCAAGTTCGGCGTCGAGAAGCTGCCGCAGAACCAGAAGCGACTCCGGCTGGTCGAGAAGGCGCTGCACAGCGGCGTGATCACCGAGCACGATCTGTGA
- the shbA gene encoding RNA polymerase sigma factor ShbA, translated as MYGIVCNTKRIGEITAARAREVLEDWVPSAVEGDDEARSEVLAVVYPLVRRYCYARLGRGALREVAEDVAHEVCVAVLTALPRYREQGASFLTYVYAIAGHKVVDARRAAGRTCDPLDEATDPVCPDAGPAERAIASERGAHARALVDSLPERYREVVVMRVMWGMSAAETAAALGTTAGAVRIAQHRALGRLRAQSPRVVEPAA; from the coding sequence ATGTACGGGATCGTCTGCAACACGAAGCGGATCGGTGAGATCACCGCCGCTCGGGCCCGCGAGGTCCTGGAGGACTGGGTGCCCAGCGCCGTCGAAGGCGACGACGAAGCGCGTTCGGAAGTACTCGCCGTGGTCTACCCCCTGGTGCGCCGCTACTGCTACGCCAGGTTGGGGCGTGGGGCGCTGCGCGAGGTCGCCGAGGACGTCGCCCACGAGGTCTGCGTCGCCGTGTTGACGGCGCTGCCGCGGTACCGGGAGCAGGGCGCGTCGTTCCTGACCTACGTGTACGCGATCGCCGGGCACAAGGTGGTGGACGCACGCCGCGCCGCCGGACGAACCTGCGACCCGCTCGACGAGGCCACCGACCCCGTCTGCCCGGACGCCGGCCCCGCGGAGCGGGCAATCGCCTCCGAACGCGGTGCGCATGCCCGCGCGCTCGTCGACTCGCTGCCGGAGCGGTACCGCGAGGTCGTGGTGATGCGGGTGATGTGGGGGATGTCGGCGGCGGAGACTGCGGCGGCCCTCGGCACGACGGCGGGGGCGGTCCGGATCGCGCAGCACCGCGCACTCGGCCGACTCCGGGCGCAGTCACCCCGGGTCGTGGAACCGGCGGCCTGA
- a CDS encoding sigma-70 family RNA polymerase sigma factor encodes MTVEQSVDDQFLAAADPYRRELLAHCYRMMGSIHDAEDLLQETLVRAWRGYGNFDGRSSIRTWLHRIATNTCLTALEGRARRPLPTGLGAPSSDPSDDLIERGEVPWLEPIPDSMVWGDSGRGADDPATVVAERESVRLAFVAALQHLSARQRAVLVLRDVLQWKAAEVAAALDTSTAAVNSLLQRARAQLSEATPTPDTLVEPESDETRELLRRYVDGFERYDIDGLVEMFTRDAVWEMPPFVGWYVGGADIARLIKEKCPAQGAGDMRLLPTSANGQPALGLYMRDEDGIHRPFQLHVLDVTEHGVAHVTCFFDTELFDRFGLPAHP; translated from the coding sequence ATGACCGTTGAGCAGAGCGTCGACGACCAATTCCTCGCTGCCGCAGATCCTTACCGGCGCGAACTACTGGCGCACTGCTACCGGATGATGGGGTCGATCCACGACGCCGAGGACCTGCTGCAAGAGACGCTCGTGCGAGCGTGGCGTGGGTATGGCAACTTCGACGGGCGGTCGTCGATCCGCACGTGGCTGCACCGGATCGCGACCAACACGTGCCTGACGGCGCTCGAGGGCCGGGCCCGCCGCCCGCTGCCGACCGGCCTGGGCGCGCCCAGTTCCGACCCGTCCGACGACCTGATCGAGCGCGGCGAGGTGCCGTGGCTCGAGCCGATTCCGGATTCGATGGTGTGGGGCGATTCGGGCCGGGGTGCGGACGATCCCGCGACCGTCGTGGCGGAACGCGAATCGGTGCGGCTGGCGTTCGTCGCGGCGCTGCAGCACCTGTCGGCCCGTCAGCGCGCGGTGCTGGTGCTGCGGGACGTGCTGCAGTGGAAGGCTGCCGAAGTGGCCGCCGCCCTGGACACGTCCACGGCGGCGGTGAACAGTCTGTTGCAGCGGGCCCGAGCACAACTGTCCGAGGCGACGCCCACCCCGGACACCCTGGTCGAACCCGAGTCGGACGAGACCCGCGAACTGCTGCGCCGGTACGTCGACGGATTCGAACGGTACGACATCGACGGGCTGGTGGAGATGTTCACCCGCGACGCCGTGTGGGAGATGCCGCCATTCGTCGGGTGGTACGTCGGTGGTGCCGACATCGCGCGCCTCATCAAGGAGAAGTGCCCCGCTCAGGGCGCCGGCGACATGCGGCTGCTCCCGACGTCGGCGAACGGGCAACCCGCGCTCGGCCTGTACATGCGGGACGAGGACGGCATCCACCGACCGTTCCAACTGCATGTCCTGGACGTCACCGAGCACGGGGTCGCGCACGTCACGTGCTTCTTCGACACCGAACTGTTCGACAGATTCGGCCTGCCCGCCCACCCCTGA
- a CDS encoding VOC family protein → MSRLIFVNLPVENVAATRKFFGDLGFEFNEQFCDESTACMAVNDSAWIMLLQESRFRDFIADDICDTTKSREVLTCISADSREGVDSLVDAAIAAGGTKWMDPQDHGFMYGRSFRDLDNHVWEVMWMDPAATGQ, encoded by the coding sequence ATGTCCCGATTGATCTTCGTGAACCTGCCGGTCGAGAACGTCGCTGCCACCCGGAAGTTCTTCGGGGACCTCGGCTTCGAGTTCAACGAGCAGTTCTGCGACGAGAGCACCGCGTGCATGGCCGTCAATGACTCGGCGTGGATCATGCTGCTGCAGGAGAGCCGCTTCCGCGACTTCATCGCCGACGACATCTGCGACACCACGAAGAGCCGCGAGGTGCTCACGTGCATCTCCGCCGACAGCCGCGAGGGTGTGGACTCGCTGGTCGACGCCGCCATCGCGGCCGGCGGAACGAAGTGGATGGACCCGCAGGATCACGGGTTCATGTACGGGCGGTCCTTCCGCGACCTCGACAACCACGTCTGGGAGGTCATGTGGATGGATCCGGCCGCGACCGGGCAGTAG
- a CDS encoding alpha/beta fold hydrolase, whose product MTTKRSTDADHGRRHIVQSEDGVALAVREYGPSDAPVTAVFVHGHCLHSHSWARLRSHLVREWGPSVRMVFYDHRGHGASGSAPAHTYTIDQLGRDLDAVIRATVPTGPVVLVGHSMGGMAALAYTRQNPAAVGSRVVGVGLLSTAASGITRSGLGRFLRHPVMSLFQFGVERMPRLMQRVLTHTLDNQTSVVTMYGFLRSFVGLDESGSLAALRTIPSLVLGGTADLLTPFEHSVAIAADLPSAELVRLHDAGHSVILDQAADVAHAVVRLVARASDHYAAAPSTTPLSAVV is encoded by the coding sequence ATGACCACGAAGCGCAGCACCGACGCCGACCACGGTCGTCGGCACATCGTGCAGTCCGAGGACGGGGTGGCGCTCGCGGTACGTGAGTACGGGCCGTCCGACGCACCGGTGACCGCGGTGTTCGTGCACGGGCACTGCCTGCACTCGCATTCGTGGGCGCGACTGCGCTCGCACCTGGTCCGCGAGTGGGGTCCGTCGGTCCGGATGGTCTTCTACGATCACCGCGGCCACGGCGCGTCGGGCAGCGCGCCCGCCCACACGTACACGATCGACCAACTGGGACGCGACCTCGACGCGGTGATCCGCGCGACCGTTCCGACCGGGCCCGTCGTGCTGGTGGGTCACTCGATGGGCGGCATGGCCGCGCTGGCCTACACCCGTCAGAACCCGGCCGCGGTCGGCTCGCGCGTCGTGGGCGTCGGCCTGCTGTCGACCGCCGCGAGCGGCATCACCCGCTCCGGGCTCGGCCGGTTCCTGCGGCACCCGGTGATGTCACTGTTCCAGTTCGGTGTCGAACGGATGCCCCGGCTGATGCAGCGCGTCCTGACGCACACCCTCGACAACCAGACATCGGTCGTGACGATGTACGGATTCCTCCGGTCGTTCGTCGGACTGGACGAGTCCGGTTCCCTCGCGGCGCTGCGCACCATCCCGTCGCTCGTGCTCGGCGGCACGGCCGATCTGCTGACACCGTTCGAACATTCGGTGGCGATCGCGGCCGATCTACCGTCCGCCGAACTGGTGCGACTGCACGACGCGGGGCATTCGGTGATCCTGGACCAGGCCGCCGACGTCGCGCACGCGGTGGTCCGGCTCGTCGCCCGGGCCAGCGACCACTACGCGGCCGCACCGTCCACGACACCACTGTCGGCGGTCGTGTGA
- a CDS encoding LuxR C-terminal-related transcriptional regulator encodes MTVVRGPRGAGKTAFATTWIASAQRPSGPILMMDTPAPHTAPDDYWNTVTARVDAALESTPAAASDPVVLVLDDIDRLHDPAAELRILGLLDLDPRLHVVATTRDSCVFSDAMLDVDHVAISPTDLLFTLDESRAVLCAHGTEAAPHLLAMVQDLTGGFPPLVQAAVAVVRPFGIDFEQSRELALSALERSIDRFVDREILRDEELSELRDFMLTTSAAKTLTAEIAAMLTADHTAPDMLRELEAAGVLVRLPWPKDTEWQYPPPIRESLMRDVRNEAPEGPLRASSDLARWFLQQDDVAQALVYAVEGLDWDQAVSILKANWVVLISRHFRLVRESLAALPEHAAADDLTIRAGRELFLRFGADSAQLPDLAPPTVDVDTAARGPAIADVLAVSSVQSFILRIAGNFTQASELTVRMSELGDRALELQPDTVSAFLPLLRLQWGITQQLHGDLSRSSAELRRAYNSNRPAGTDFVARNAAGSLALNYALIGELGHAETWLERERRHEDAAAWVTAMVRVGGLVAGALVALDRMELDVAAKILAELGDLPDDEELWAFALYAHCQLELVSGQAGAGLDRMHRASAVYERWFTPGSIAAALLTATEADLYSALGRGNEAWRTVEKTPGRGPWTSMARARMNLSSGHPAAALADCVRPTVTDCAHPRIRMESALVQAAAHLELSHEPQAQAMLQRAVALFDQTGLVRPFASLPVGRIAQMSTLGVALPEKWLAAVPPPESGVFPDRIRLVDLSDRESAVLNVLASTSSVAEIATTLFVSQNTVKTQLRSVYRKLGVHSRADALLTAARLGLIGPPPGTAG; translated from the coding sequence TTGACCGTTGTTCGTGGGCCCCGCGGCGCAGGGAAGACCGCCTTCGCGACGACCTGGATCGCATCCGCGCAGCGCCCGTCGGGGCCGATCCTGATGATGGACACCCCCGCACCACACACCGCACCGGACGACTACTGGAACACCGTCACGGCCCGCGTCGACGCGGCACTCGAATCCACTCCCGCGGCGGCCTCCGACCCCGTCGTACTCGTCCTCGACGACATCGATCGTCTGCATGATCCGGCGGCCGAACTCCGCATTCTCGGACTCCTCGACCTGGATCCGCGGTTGCACGTCGTCGCGACGACGCGGGATTCGTGCGTCTTCAGCGACGCGATGCTCGACGTCGACCATGTCGCGATCTCACCCACCGATCTGCTGTTCACGCTCGACGAATCACGTGCGGTGCTGTGTGCGCACGGCACCGAAGCGGCACCGCACCTTCTGGCGATGGTGCAGGACCTCACCGGGGGCTTCCCGCCCCTCGTGCAGGCCGCCGTGGCCGTCGTCCGCCCGTTCGGCATCGACTTCGAGCAGAGCCGAGAACTCGCCCTGAGCGCCCTCGAACGATCGATCGACCGATTTGTCGATCGGGAGATCCTGCGCGACGAGGAGCTCTCGGAACTGCGGGACTTCATGCTCACGACGTCGGCGGCGAAAACCCTCACCGCCGAGATCGCCGCGATGCTGACCGCGGACCACACCGCCCCCGACATGCTTCGGGAACTCGAAGCAGCCGGCGTGCTGGTCCGCCTGCCGTGGCCGAAGGACACCGAGTGGCAGTACCCACCGCCGATCCGGGAGTCCCTGATGCGCGATGTCCGCAACGAGGCCCCGGAAGGTCCGCTGCGCGCATCGAGCGACCTGGCTCGATGGTTCCTCCAGCAGGACGATGTCGCTCAGGCACTCGTCTACGCCGTCGAGGGGCTGGACTGGGACCAGGCGGTGTCGATTCTCAAGGCCAACTGGGTGGTGCTGATCTCGCGGCACTTCCGCCTGGTCCGCGAAAGCCTGGCGGCGCTGCCCGAACACGCGGCCGCCGACGACCTCACGATCCGAGCGGGCCGGGAGCTGTTCCTGCGGTTCGGCGCCGACTCGGCGCAGCTGCCCGATCTCGCGCCGCCGACCGTCGATGTCGATACGGCGGCGCGCGGCCCGGCGATCGCGGACGTGCTCGCGGTGAGCAGCGTGCAGTCGTTCATCCTGCGGATCGCCGGCAATTTCACGCAGGCGTCCGAGCTGACCGTGCGCATGTCGGAACTCGGTGATCGCGCGCTCGAGTTGCAGCCCGACACGGTGTCCGCGTTCCTTCCCCTGCTGCGGCTGCAGTGGGGTATCACGCAGCAGTTGCACGGCGACCTTTCCCGATCCTCGGCCGAACTCCGCCGTGCCTACAACAGCAACCGTCCGGCCGGAACCGACTTCGTCGCCCGCAACGCCGCCGGAAGCCTCGCACTCAACTACGCCCTGATCGGCGAGTTGGGCCACGCCGAGACCTGGCTCGAGCGGGAACGCCGACACGAGGACGCCGCGGCCTGGGTCACCGCGATGGTTCGGGTCGGCGGGCTCGTAGCAGGCGCGCTGGTCGCCCTGGACCGGATGGAGCTCGACGTCGCCGCCAAGATCCTCGCCGAACTGGGCGACCTGCCGGACGACGAGGAGCTGTGGGCATTCGCGCTGTACGCGCACTGCCAGCTGGAACTCGTGAGCGGGCAGGCCGGAGCGGGACTCGACCGGATGCACCGGGCGAGCGCGGTCTACGAGCGGTGGTTCACTCCGGGATCGATCGCGGCGGCGCTGCTCACGGCGACCGAGGCCGACCTCTACTCGGCGCTGGGGCGAGGCAACGAGGCGTGGCGGACCGTCGAGAAGACACCCGGCCGAGGACCGTGGACGTCGATGGCCCGTGCACGCATGAACCTCTCGAGCGGACACCCGGCAGCGGCACTGGCCGACTGCGTGCGGCCGACGGTCACGGACTGTGCCCATCCGCGGATCCGGATGGAGTCGGCCCTGGTCCAAGCCGCTGCACATCTCGAGTTGTCGCACGAGCCCCAGGCCCAGGCGATGCTGCAGCGGGCCGTCGCACTGTTCGACCAGACCGGGTTGGTCCGACCGTTCGCGTCCCTGCCGGTCGGTCGCATCGCGCAGATGTCGACGCTGGGCGTGGCGCTGCCGGAGAAATGGCTGGCTGCGGTTCCGCCTCCGGAGTCGGGGGTCTTCCCGGACCGAATCCGGTTGGTGGATCTGAGCGACCGCGAGTCCGCGGTGCTGAACGTCCTGGCGTCCACGTCGTCGGTCGCCGAAATCGCCACCACGCTGTTCGTCTCTCAGAACACCGTCAAGACGCAGCTGCGGAGCGTCTACCGCAAACTGGGCGTCCATTCGCGGGCCGACGCGCTCCTCACAGCGGCCCGGCTCGGGCTCATCGGTCCCCCACCCGGCACGGCAGGCTGA
- a CDS encoding pirin family protein, producing MPAVTVDNILALPRIEAADPTAVDRPVLGIATAPVGYEGEGFPVRRAFAGIDLAHLDPFIHMDQMGEVDYAPGEPKGTPWHPHRGFETVTYMIDGIMEHQDSNGGGGTIGGGDTQWMTAGGGILHIETPPEHLVMSGGLFHGVQLWVNLPKSNKMAAPRYQDITGSKVALLSSHDGGALIRVIAGEIAGHQGPGSTYTPIALSHTTVAPGASVTLPWNRDFNAIVYVLAGDGYVGADRRPMSSGQTAVFGRGDSITIAAADTQDSRTEALEVFVLGGQPIREPIAMAGPFVMNTKAEVMQAFEDFQAGRLGSIPAAHESLD from the coding sequence ATGCCTGCCGTGACCGTCGACAACATCCTCGCGCTGCCCCGCATCGAGGCGGCCGACCCGACTGCGGTCGACCGTCCCGTTCTGGGCATCGCCACCGCTCCGGTCGGATACGAGGGCGAGGGCTTCCCCGTCCGCCGCGCATTCGCCGGGATCGACCTGGCCCACCTCGACCCGTTCATCCACATGGACCAGATGGGCGAGGTCGACTACGCACCGGGCGAGCCCAAGGGCACCCCGTGGCACCCGCACCGCGGCTTCGAGACCGTCACCTACATGATCGACGGGATCATGGAGCACCAGGACTCCAACGGCGGTGGCGGCACCATCGGCGGCGGCGACACCCAGTGGATGACCGCCGGCGGCGGCATCCTCCACATCGAGACCCCGCCCGAACACCTCGTGATGAGCGGCGGCCTGTTCCACGGCGTGCAGCTGTGGGTCAACCTCCCCAAGAGCAACAAGATGGCCGCGCCCCGCTACCAGGACATCACCGGCAGCAAGGTCGCGCTCCTCTCGAGTCACGACGGCGGCGCACTGATCCGGGTCATCGCGGGCGAGATCGCCGGGCACCAGGGCCCGGGTTCGACGTACACCCCGATCGCGCTGTCGCACACGACCGTCGCACCGGGCGCGAGCGTCACCCTGCCGTGGAACCGCGACTTCAACGCGATCGTCTACGTGCTCGCGGGCGACGGATACGTCGGCGCCGATCGCCGACCGATGTCGTCCGGCCAGACCGCGGTCTTCGGCCGCGGGGACTCGATCACGATCGCGGCGGCCGACACCCAGGACTCGCGCACCGAGGCGTTGGAGGTGTTCGTTCTCGGTGGCCAGCCGATCCGCGAACCCATCGCGATGGCCGGTCCGTTCGTCATGAACACCAAGGCAGAGGTCATGCAGGCGTTCGAGGATTTCCAGGCCGGTCGACTCGGCTCGATCCCCGCCGCGCACGAATCACTCGACTGA
- a CDS encoding pirin family protein, producing the protein MPALTTPHIDVHRSGDRLKTRIQWLDSKHSFSFGHHYDPDNTHHGLLLVNNDDIVQPGQGFDTHPHKDMEIVTWVLRGSLVHQDSIGHSGVIYPGLAQRMSAGTGILHSEKNDSWRLQGDEHTEPVHFVQMWVAPDEPGITPGYEQLEIDDELLSGGLVPVASGMPQHRDHAAIRIKNKYASLHAARLQPGKSVRIPEAPFVHVFVAQGTAEMEGVGTLYEGDAVRLSSSGGQTISSEIGAEILVWEMHARLGG; encoded by the coding sequence ATGCCAGCTCTCACCACGCCCCACATCGACGTCCACCGCTCGGGCGACCGCCTGAAGACCCGGATCCAGTGGTTGGACTCGAAGCACTCGTTCTCGTTCGGCCATCACTACGACCCGGACAACACCCATCACGGACTGCTGCTGGTGAACAACGACGACATCGTCCAGCCTGGGCAGGGCTTCGACACCCACCCCCACAAGGACATGGAGATCGTCACCTGGGTGCTGCGGGGATCGCTGGTGCATCAGGACTCCATCGGCCACTCCGGCGTCATCTATCCCGGCCTCGCCCAGCGGATGAGCGCGGGCACGGGAATCCTGCACTCGGAGAAGAACGACTCGTGGCGGCTGCAGGGTGACGAGCACACCGAGCCGGTGCACTTCGTCCAGATGTGGGTCGCGCCCGACGAGCCCGGGATCACCCCCGGGTACGAACAGCTCGAGATCGACGACGAACTGCTGTCCGGCGGGCTGGTACCGGTGGCGTCGGGCATGCCGCAGCATCGGGACCACGCGGCGATCCGCATCAAGAACAAGTACGCGTCGCTGCACGCCGCCCGCCTCCAGCCGGGCAAGTCGGTACGGATCCCGGAGGCGCCCTTCGTGCACGTGTTCGTGGCGCAGGGCACCGCGGAGATGGAGGGCGTCGGGACTCTCTACGAGGGTGACGCCGTCCGGCTCAGCTCGTCCGGCGGGCAGACGATCTCCTCCGAGATCGGCGCGGAGATCCTGGTGTGGGAGATGCACGCCCGTCTCGGCGGCTGA